In a genomic window of Methanosarcina horonobensis HB-1 = JCM 15518:
- a CDS encoding winged helix-turn-helix domain-containing protein has protein sequence MKNSSKKENHPESSVLSEEQEMVEVKAIKEKLSEMHSDIKKLMEFTRRLRFEAALESSRKEYSNAILSHLFEDIDTGLERNMIKKCPEKQKCTSAFTALLQQNAELITKNRVDETSISDNRKKLEELRCIAPYSKCEKCFSEVSSLLVKQVNLMRSMRIYADNQEQKPDISALKTAVVMSEILEPVSNPQRLEILRAVAFEMKSFSAFSELTGLRGGNLLFHLQKLMDSGLILQQHERGDYMITEKGFRILQGLNEIYSSLQSSPLQNSSKQDSAENSLQKRQENPELTI, from the coding sequence ATGAAAAATAGCAGTAAAAAAGAGAACCATCCTGAGAGTTCGGTGCTGTCCGAAGAACAGGAAATGGTAGAAGTAAAAGCTATCAAAGAAAAGCTTTCCGAAATGCATAGCGATATTAAAAAATTAATGGAATTTACCAGAAGGCTGCGTTTTGAAGCTGCTCTTGAAAGCTCAAGGAAGGAGTATTCAAATGCTATTCTCAGCCACCTTTTCGAAGATATTGATACCGGGCTTGAACGGAACATGATAAAGAAATGTCCTGAGAAGCAAAAATGTACCTCTGCATTTACAGCTCTCCTGCAGCAGAATGCAGAGCTCATAACGAAAAATAGAGTAGATGAAACATCAATCTCGGACAACAGAAAAAAACTGGAGGAATTGCGGTGTATAGCTCCTTACAGCAAATGTGAAAAATGTTTTTCTGAAGTTTCGAGCCTTCTTGTAAAACAGGTCAATCTTATGCGCTCTATGAGGATTTATGCTGATAACCAGGAACAGAAACCGGATATTTCAGCTCTCAAAACCGCTGTAGTCATGAGCGAGATTCTTGAGCCGGTCTCAAATCCCCAGCGTCTGGAAATCCTGAGGGCAGTAGCGTTCGAAATGAAAAGTTTCTCTGCTTTTTCCGAACTTACGGGCCTTAGAGGAGGAAATCTGCTTTTCCATCTCCAGAAGCTCATGGACAGTGGCTTGATCCTGCAACAGCACGAGAGAGGAGATTATATGATTACCGAGAAAGGGTTCAGGATACTGCAGGGTCTCAACGAAATTTACTCTTCACTTCAAAGCTCTCCACTTCAAAATTCTTCAAAACAGGACTCTGCAGAGAATAGTCTCCAGAAAAGACAGGAAAACCCGGAGTTAACCATTTGA
- a CDS encoding potassium channel family protein — MIQFLLPIMVIVRTLTVLLKDPRFRSLLFLVLFTLAMGTFFYHSVEGWSLLDSLYFSVITLTTVGYGDFTPQTVYGKIFTMIYIFFGLGILIGFITPIGEFLVDRRLERLEKQVQKKEKSEDEFDFSGVIGKLGKR; from the coding sequence ATGATTCAGTTTCTTTTACCTATTATGGTGATTGTAAGGACATTAACAGTGCTGCTTAAAGATCCCAGGTTTCGTTCTCTCCTGTTTCTTGTTCTTTTTACCCTTGCCATGGGTACTTTTTTCTACCATTCTGTTGAGGGCTGGAGCTTGCTTGATTCTCTTTATTTTTCGGTTATCACACTGACAACTGTGGGGTATGGGGACTTCACACCTCAAACTGTTTACGGAAAAATTTTTACTATGATCTATATTTTCTTTGGGCTGGGAATTCTTATTGGTTTTATTACACCAATTGGAGAGTTTTTAGTAGATCGAAGACTGGAACGCCTGGAGAAACAAGTGCAGAAAAAAGAAAAATCTGAAGACGAATTTGATTTCTCTGGAGTAATTGGAAAGCTTGGAAAAAGATAA
- a CDS encoding exodeoxyribonuclease III: MPEKYNLISWNVNGLRAAVKKGFLDLLLEHRFDVVCIQETKASQDKLPREVKNIPGYYNYFVSAEQNGYSGVGTFSKKKPLNIEKGMGSEIFDREGRFLRTDYEDFVLMNIYFPNGKASQERLDYKMAFYDAFLDYANALNAEGKKLVICGDVNTAHKEIDLARPKQNETISGFLPEEREWMDKFLAAGYLDTFRMFNNESGNYSWWSMRTQARERNVGWRLDYFFVSENLREYVNSALIYPEITGSDHCPVGLELEF, encoded by the coding sequence ATGCCGGAAAAATACAACCTTATTTCCTGGAACGTAAACGGTCTCAGGGCTGCCGTCAAAAAAGGCTTCCTGGACCTTTTACTCGAGCATAGATTTGATGTTGTATGCATTCAGGAGACAAAAGCCTCTCAGGATAAGCTCCCTCGTGAAGTCAAGAATATTCCAGGCTACTACAATTATTTTGTTTCCGCAGAGCAGAACGGTTACAGCGGGGTCGGAACATTTTCAAAGAAAAAACCCCTGAATATTGAAAAGGGCATGGGTAGCGAGATATTTGACAGGGAAGGCCGCTTCTTAAGAACCGATTACGAAGACTTCGTCCTTATGAACATCTACTTCCCTAACGGCAAAGCCTCCCAGGAACGCCTGGACTACAAAATGGCATTTTATGATGCCTTTTTAGATTACGCAAACGCCCTCAACGCCGAAGGCAAAAAACTTGTTATCTGCGGGGATGTTAACACTGCCCATAAAGAAATCGACCTTGCTCGCCCAAAGCAAAACGAAACGATATCCGGTTTTCTTCCCGAAGAGCGGGAATGGATGGATAAGTTCCTTGCAGCCGGATACCTTGATACTTTCCGCATGTTCAATAACGAAAGTGGAAATTATTCATGGTGGTCAATGAGGACTCAGGCTCGCGAAAGAAATGTTGGCTGGCGGCTTGACTATTTCTTTGTCAGTGAAAATCTCAGGGAATATGTAAATTCCGCCCTTATTTATCCTGAGATTACAGGTTCTGACCACTGCCCGGTGGGACTGGAGCTTGAATTTTAA
- a CDS encoding zinc-ribbon domain and TM2 domain-containing protein: MAFCRTCGSEIRDEAEICPKCGVRQPIKRASGKSKVVAGVLAIFLGGFGIHKFYMGKAGQGILYLLFCWTFIPALLGLLEGLMYLLESDESFERRVS; encoded by the coding sequence ATGGCGTTCTGTAGAACATGTGGTTCTGAAATTCGCGATGAAGCTGAAATTTGTCCTAAATGTGGTGTGAGGCAACCCATCAAGCGTGCCTCTGGAAAAAGCAAGGTTGTTGCCGGGGTTCTCGCTATATTCCTTGGAGGATTTGGAATCCACAAATTCTATATGGGGAAAGCCGGACAGGGGATTTTGTATCTGTTGTTCTGCTGGACTTTCATTCCCGCACTTCTCGGCCTGCTCGAAGGCCTGATGTATCTGCTCGAATCAGACGAGTCCTTTGAAAGACGTGTGAGCTGA
- a CDS encoding tyrosine-type recombinase/integrase, with amino-acid sequence MGIHDHKIYKSLPAAEERIRTAEYSETNRIAILDFENYLFANGIGALRILSCISTLHRFAGSAKKDFAQMNRLDVQGIVAEIERSGKADSTKLQYKAILKQFFRWLQGENHAAAWIKTGMKLKSKKLPENLLTEDEVGRMIKAAKNPRDKALISLLYDSGARIGELGDLKIRNVIFDQHGATLEIKGKTGPRRPRIMFSMSYISTWIDNHPNRQNRDDFLFVNITGKNTGKQMGHDGILKVVTKTAERAGIDKRVYNHLFRHSRATELANHLTEAQMDSYLGWVPGSNMPSVYVHLSGRDTDEAILRMYGKSTKEEMLPELMSKACPRCEKENGPTSKFCTRCGLPLDMKTMQEIQAYEEDFRHAYEIMRKMKEEGI; translated from the coding sequence ATGGGTATTCACGATCATAAAATATACAAGAGCCTGCCAGCAGCTGAAGAACGAATCCGGACAGCGGAATATTCTGAAACGAATAGAATAGCCATTCTCGATTTCGAGAACTATCTTTTCGCAAACGGTATAGGAGCGTTGCGGATCCTTTCTTGTATCTCAACCCTTCACCGCTTCGCTGGATCCGCAAAGAAGGATTTTGCCCAGATGAACCGGTTAGATGTCCAGGGGATCGTAGCGGAGATTGAGCGGTCAGGGAAGGCAGACTCCACGAAACTGCAATACAAAGCGATTCTGAAACAGTTTTTCCGATGGCTGCAAGGAGAAAATCATGCAGCTGCTTGGATCAAAACAGGCATGAAATTGAAATCGAAGAAGTTGCCAGAGAACCTGCTCACAGAGGATGAAGTTGGGCGGATGATCAAGGCTGCAAAAAACCCACGGGACAAAGCTCTGATCTCACTATTATACGACTCCGGAGCTAGGATAGGAGAACTCGGAGACCTCAAAATCAGGAATGTCATCTTCGATCAACATGGTGCAACTCTTGAGATCAAAGGTAAGACTGGGCCGAGGCGGCCGAGAATAATGTTTTCGATGTCATATATCTCGACCTGGATTGACAACCACCCCAACAGGCAGAACAGGGACGATTTTCTTTTTGTGAACATCACAGGGAAAAACACCGGGAAGCAGATGGGACATGATGGAATCCTGAAGGTAGTCACGAAAACGGCTGAAAGAGCAGGCATTGACAAGAGGGTATACAATCATCTCTTCCGGCATTCTCGTGCAACCGAGCTGGCAAATCATCTCACAGAAGCTCAGATGGACTCTTACCTCGGGTGGGTTCCTGGATCGAACATGCCTTCTGTCTATGTCCACTTATCCGGAAGAGATACAGACGAAGCAATCCTCCGTATGTATGGGAAATCAACAAAAGAAGAAATGCTTCCTGAACTCATGAGCAAGGCCTGCCCCAGATGCGAAAAAGAAAACGGCCCCACCTCCAAATTCTGCACCAGATGCGGACTGCCTCTTGACATGAAAACAATGCAGGAGATACAGGCATACGAAGAGGATTTCAGGCATGCGTATGAGATTATGAGAAAAATGAAAGAAGAAGGGATTTAA
- a CDS encoding flavodoxin domain-containing protein has translation MKTRVLVACASKYGSTQEVAESIAEKLSENGLAVDLEPMKKVKSLEEYSAVVLGSPLYLMHWHKDAHVFLSRHHEALTKLPVAVFALGPLSDEEEEWKEVRAQLDKELAKFPWLRPVDIEVFGGKFDPHNLHFTDNLLVKLPASPLHNVPASDVRDWKAIRAWASSLATQF, from the coding sequence ATGAAAACCAGAGTTCTTGTGGCTTGTGCTTCCAAATATGGCTCAACACAGGAAGTGGCCGAGTCAATTGCGGAAAAATTGAGTGAAAACGGCCTTGCGGTAGACCTTGAGCCCATGAAAAAAGTAAAGTCACTCGAAGAATATTCCGCAGTTGTGCTGGGCTCTCCACTCTATCTTATGCACTGGCACAAAGATGCGCACGTTTTCCTTTCGCGGCACCATGAGGCCCTCACAAAGCTCCCAGTTGCGGTTTTTGCACTCGGCCCATTGAGTGATGAAGAGGAGGAGTGGAAGGAAGTGCGTGCTCAGCTTGATAAAGAGCTTGCAAAGTTTCCCTGGCTTAGACCTGTTGATATAGAAGTATTTGGAGGCAAGTTCGACCCGCATAACCTACATTTTACTGACAACTTACTTGTCAAACTGCCAGCAAGCCCCTTACACAATGTGCCAGCAAGCGATGTTCGGGACTGGAAGGCAATTCGTGCATGGGCTAGTAGCCTGGCTACGCAGTTTTAG
- a CDS encoding type II toxin-antitoxin system RelE family toxin, whose translation MNIETKERLKSEIKSLETDPFKSRSHAGIKKLKGTKKREDLYRLRVGDYRVIYAVEDNTIFVLEIIP comes from the coding sequence TTGAATATAGAGACGAAAGAGAGGCTTAAATCAGAAATAAAAAGCCTTGAAACAGACCCTTTCAAGAGTCGATCCCATGCCGGCATAAAAAAGCTGAAAGGAACGAAAAAAAGAGAAGATCTCTATCGTTTACGAGTCGGTGATTATAGAGTTATTTACGCAGTAGAAGACAATACAATTTTTGTTCTTGAAATAATTCCGTGA
- a CDS encoding MTH865 family protein, producing the protein MTVRDDIHGQIVAGLKGAKFPINTPEELLSAFPAGADTTCRSGDLAVTAGEAGKLLTPADFPFKDAKQVADTIVERAGL; encoded by the coding sequence ATGACTGTAAGAGACGATATTCACGGACAGATCGTTGCAGGTCTTAAAGGTGCAAAGTTTCCCATAAACACACCCGAAGAATTGCTCTCTGCTTTCCCAGCGGGTGCGGATACCACATGCAGATCAGGTGACCTTGCCGTTACTGCAGGAGAAGCAGGCAAATTGCTCACTCCAGCGGACTTTCCGTTTAAGGATGCAAAACAGGTGGCAGATACAATAGTTGAAAGAGCAGGGCTTTAA
- a CDS encoding phage virion morphogenesis protein, giving the protein MIKFSSNSEKVLSRLEIRKATLKGKGERGIQQASLFLEAKISEKISLDQLAPPLKEATIRRKGSSRVLFDKGYLLQQIDHKVYGMRAEVGVFDGKEKRAYIALVHEWGYPEGNIPERSFMRSALEENRKGLKKIFAKAAK; this is encoded by the coding sequence ATGATAAAATTCTCGTCAAATTCTGAAAAAGTGCTTTCCAGGCTGGAGATCCGGAAAGCTACCTTGAAAGGGAAAGGTGAACGGGGTATCCAACAGGCAAGCCTTTTTCTTGAAGCAAAGATCTCTGAGAAGATCTCTCTCGATCAGTTAGCACCTCCTCTCAAGGAAGCAACGATCCGGAGGAAAGGATCTTCTCGAGTACTCTTTGATAAGGGCTACCTGCTTCAGCAAATCGACCACAAAGTGTATGGAATGAGGGCTGAAGTTGGTGTCTTTGATGGAAAAGAGAAAAGAGCTTACATAGCTCTTGTGCATGAGTGGGGGTATCCAGAGGGCAACATTCCGGAAAGGTCCTTCATGCGGAGTGCCTTGGAAGAAAATAGAAAAGGGTTGAAGAAGATCTTCGCAAAGGCAGCGAAGTGA
- the tnpB gene encoding IS200/IS605 family element RNA-guided endonuclease TnpB has product MLKAYKYRIYPSKKQKEMIQVHFGACRFVYNWALEQKIKTYEQTGKSISRFDLQHILVHEVKPSNEWLKEANSQALLASLVNVESAFTKFFREKSGFPKFKSKKNPVQSYQMPQHYAVDFEKQIIKLPKIGEVKTILHRRFEGKLKTATISRSSTGKYYISILVDNEKDIPEKQNFSESTTIGIDAGIKDFAVLSNGEKVENPKYLKNSLKRMKALQKRVSRKVKGSKNRNKARQHLSKIHETISNQRNNFQHQLSFRLISENQAIALETLNVKGMVKNHCLAQSISDASLSSFVTKLEYKAEWLGKTILRIGRFEPSSKLCNVCGYHNSNLTLDIREWTCPDCKTKHDRDINAAINIKKFSLQDQNLIVI; this is encoded by the coding sequence ATGTTAAAAGCCTACAAATATCGAATCTACCCTAGCAAAAAACAAAAGGAAATGATACAAGTTCATTTTGGTGCATGTAGATTTGTCTATAACTGGGCTTTAGAACAAAAGATAAAAACTTATGAACAAACTGGGAAATCAATATCGAGGTTTGATTTACAGCACATTTTAGTCCATGAAGTAAAACCTTCTAATGAATGGTTAAAAGAAGCTAATTCACAGGCTCTACTTGCCTCTTTAGTAAATGTAGAATCAGCATTTACTAAATTCTTTAGAGAGAAATCCGGATTTCCTAAGTTCAAGTCTAAGAAAAATCCGGTTCAATCATATCAAATGCCTCAACATTATGCGGTAGATTTTGAGAAGCAGATAATTAAGCTTCCTAAAATAGGTGAAGTTAAAACCATACTTCATAGAAGGTTTGAAGGCAAACTTAAAACCGCAACAATTTCAAGATCAAGTACAGGAAAATATTATATCAGTATCCTTGTAGATAATGAAAAAGATATTCCTGAAAAGCAGAACTTTTCAGAATCAACTACAATAGGTATTGATGCAGGCATCAAAGATTTTGCAGTTCTATCAAATGGAGAAAAGGTTGAAAATCCAAAATACCTTAAAAATTCTCTAAAAAGAATGAAAGCTCTCCAAAAAAGAGTATCGAGAAAAGTTAAAGGCTCTAAGAATAGGAATAAGGCTAGACAGCATCTTTCAAAAATCCATGAAACTATTAGCAATCAGAGAAATAATTTCCAGCATCAACTCTCTTTCAGACTGATTAGCGAGAACCAAGCTATTGCGCTGGAAACTCTGAATGTTAAAGGTATGGTAAAAAATCATTGTCTGGCTCAGTCTATTTCCGATGCTTCGTTGAGTAGTTTTGTAACAAAATTAGAGTATAAAGCTGAATGGTTGGGAAAAACCATTTTACGAATAGGAAGATTTGAGCCATCTTCTAAATTATGCAATGTTTGTGGGTATCACAATTCCAATCTAACTCTTGATATTAGAGAGTGGACGTGTCCTGATTGCAAAACAAAGCATGACAGAGACATAAATGCTGCAATCAATATCAAAAAGTTCTCTCTTCAAGATCAAAATCTTATAGTTATCTGA
- a CDS encoding DUF7557 family protein — protein MSEATTIPVTKDVRDRLKKYGMKGETYNEILKRLMDEVDYETFMERQYKKLEEKEKFVSLDEV, from the coding sequence ATGAGTGAAGCTACCACAATTCCGGTCACAAAAGACGTAAGAGACAGGCTGAAGAAATATGGCATGAAAGGGGAAACCTACAACGAAATTCTCAAGCGCCTGATGGACGAAGTTGATTATGAGACATTCATGGAGCGCCAGTACAAAAAACTTGAAGAAAAAGAGAAGTTTGTGAGTCTGGATGAAGTCTGA
- a CDS encoding cache domain-containing protein, translating into MDLIRIICGMLAVALILGILTCGSHDEPTAVAEELENNTVSDSPSGVTGEAKAAGENITEEQAVMKPAPPDSLTLAKGESEMANERRNIENKVRATVRLLEAQGEKLFPSFREAESPWNDHNFCIFVWTINGTQVVCPQDTGSEGEEMKGLLDADGKPIGELFIETVQSEAGEGWVDYNWKEPGNSEPSRRLTFVKKATFEGRAYIVGSSFYLDDHIICRNLSDCKYLEEPGNIHVAELLNPGNIDKNIDLNYSVAHAVIEPGENNAPHLMRNPEVHYILEGEGILYIDGIPVELHRDQVIYIPAGAVQTTYNTGNITLKFLAINQPGWSEKNTKVFE; encoded by the coding sequence ATGGATTTAATTAGAATTATCTGTGGAATGCTTGCAGTTGCACTTATTCTGGGCATTCTTACCTGCGGGAGTCATGACGAACCGACAGCAGTTGCAGAAGAGCTCGAAAACAATACCGTAAGCGATTCTCCCTCGGGAGTAACCGGAGAAGCTAAGGCTGCAGGAGAAAACATAACCGAAGAACAGGCTGTCATGAAACCTGCACCTCCAGACTCTCTCACTCTTGCAAAAGGAGAGAGTGAGATGGCAAACGAGAGAAGAAACATCGAAAATAAAGTTAGGGCCACAGTCAGACTTCTTGAAGCACAGGGAGAAAAGCTTTTTCCTTCTTTCAGGGAAGCTGAATCCCCCTGGAACGATCATAACTTTTGTATTTTTGTCTGGACAATAAACGGGACTCAGGTAGTCTGCCCTCAGGACACAGGCAGTGAAGGAGAAGAAATGAAAGGGCTTCTTGATGCAGACGGAAAGCCCATAGGAGAACTCTTCATAGAAACAGTCCAGAGTGAAGCTGGAGAGGGCTGGGTAGATTACAACTGGAAGGAACCAGGAAATTCCGAACCATCCCGCAGGCTTACTTTCGTTAAGAAAGCTACCTTTGAAGGACGGGCTTACATCGTAGGATCAAGTTTCTATCTGGACGACCATATAATATGCAGGAACCTTAGCGACTGCAAATACCTTGAAGAGCCTGGAAATATCCATGTTGCAGAGCTACTAAACCCCGGAAACATTGATAAAAACATTGACCTGAATTACAGCGTTGCCCACGCAGTTATCGAACCCGGAGAAAATAATGCTCCCCACCTGATGAGAAACCCCGAAGTCCATTATATCCTTGAAGGAGAAGGCATTCTCTATATTGACGGAATCCCTGTTGAACTGCACCGGGACCAAGTTATATACATCCCTGCAGGCGCCGTTCAAACTACATACAACACAGGAAATATCACCCTCAAGTTCCTTGCCATAAACCAGCCCGGATGGTCAGAGAAAAATACTAAAGTTTTCGAATAA
- a CDS encoding methanogenesis marker 8 protein, giving the protein MPHIMELMGKARVVVKDGKVIEVGTPEVEWCPLFVKLRGVEKMTHEEIRKNMESRISELGMFTENRKLEFETTVVAFGASEIMMSGLNSGFLETTVTACDGAGTVISGNPSLVQGIGGRMSGLVETEPIDAVIKGIEERGGTVLDPSTAAIDPAGGVKKAAELGYKKIAVTVADAKTVKRVRKIESELGLDLFVIAVHVTGVSREEAQGLLDNSDIVISCASKHIRELAKPLVQVAAAIPLFALTQKGKELVIERAKEIESPILINTMSLPVLPEHKQPKELV; this is encoded by the coding sequence ATGCCTCACATTATGGAATTAATGGGAAAAGCGAGAGTAGTTGTAAAAGATGGAAAAGTAATAGAAGTCGGAACTCCTGAAGTAGAATGGTGCCCTCTATTTGTCAAACTGCGAGGAGTAGAGAAGATGACTCATGAGGAAATCAGGAAAAACATGGAGTCCCGGATCAGCGAGCTGGGAATGTTTACTGAAAACCGCAAGCTGGAATTTGAAACAACCGTCGTTGCTTTCGGCGCCTCAGAAATAATGATGAGCGGCCTTAATAGCGGATTCCTTGAAACAACCGTGACCGCCTGCGACGGCGCAGGTACCGTAATATCAGGCAATCCCTCACTGGTCCAGGGAATCGGAGGCAGGATGTCCGGTCTCGTTGAAACCGAGCCAATCGATGCAGTAATCAAAGGAATTGAAGAACGCGGAGGAACCGTACTCGACCCCTCAACCGCAGCTATTGACCCGGCAGGCGGGGTAAAAAAAGCTGCTGAACTCGGCTATAAAAAGATCGCAGTTACGGTTGCAGATGCAAAAACCGTAAAAAGAGTAAGGAAAATCGAATCCGAACTCGGGCTTGACCTGTTCGTTATTGCGGTACATGTTACGGGCGTCAGTCGGGAAGAAGCTCAGGGGCTTTTGGATAACTCGGATATTGTAATCAGCTGTGCCTCAAAACATATCCGAGAACTTGCAAAGCCTCTTGTGCAGGTAGCAGCTGCGATCCCTCTTTTTGCCCTCACACAGAAAGGAAAGGAACTTGTTATTGAAAGAGCAAAAGAGATTGAAAGCCCTATTCTGATCAATACCATGTCTCTCCCGGTTTTGCCTGAGCACAAGCAGCCGAAGGAGTTGGTTTGA